The sequence ATCGATGTTATTGGTAAGAAATACAAATCTTCTACCTGCATCTTTATCATAGTACTTTATTCTGCGTAATGGTTCAGGATATTTTTTATTTGAATAATATCCTTTTAACCGAATAATTTGATCACACATTACCCCTTTTGTTTTATCAGGGATGTGAGCAGAAATTCTTTTAAATTTTAAGTTTTCTTTTGCACGCGTTACAAAGAAAGCAAGAGACCGATGAATGTGATAAAGTCGTTCAAAATCCATATATCCACGATCCATTATATAAAATCCTTGTGGCTCAAATTGGAGTAAGTCAAGAGCATTCACATCATGATACGATCCTTCTGTGACATAAATAAAAGCAGGTATAGATGTTCTTATATCAAATAGAGTATGAATTTTGACTGCCGCTTTATGTTTTCGAAATTCAGCCCACCAAAATACATTAAGGCAAAGATCAACCAATGTTGAATCAAAGGCATAGACAGGGCCATCTATATCTTTCAGATCAATATCAGAAATACAAAGTTTTCTGGCCTGAGAGATTAAAATATATGCAAAGTCTTCGTAGATTCTGTAATCTCGTTGTTCATTTGCGTTGGCAAGATTAGATCGGGAAACATTTTTCCCAAATCCCAGATGGTAATATTTTTGTTTGT is a genomic window of Bacteroidia bacterium containing:
- a CDS encoding IS4 family transposase; its protein translation is MNQGKYVFAQIVEFLPQRLFDTCVEKYNGNKWTKHFSCWNQLLCMMFGQLSGRDSLRDLLVSIGAHKQKYYHLGFGKNVSRSNLANANEQRDYRIYEDFAYILISQARKLCISDIDLKDIDGPVYAFDSTLVDLCLNVFWWAEFRKHKAAVKIHTLFDIRTSIPAFIYVTEGSYHDVNALDLLQFEPQGFYIMDRGYMDFERLYHIHRSLAFFVTRAKENLKFKRISAHIPDKTKGVMCDQIIRLKGYYSNKKYPEPLRRIKYYDKDAGRRFVFLTNNIDLKATDIALLYKYRWLIELFFKWIKQHLKIKSFWGTSPNAVKTQIFIAIITYSLVSIIKQKMKTEYSIYETLQILGVSLLDKTPIQELLLSQIYQNVKEQNYIQLKMNLI